In Selenomonas sp. TAMA-11512, a genomic segment contains:
- a CDS encoding SDR family oxidoreductase, with translation MKKSIKNRVVLITGGTSGIGLAAADCFLKEGNTVILIGRSKDMGNKATLALNMGSHYMQADVRSRNSCISIINKVIERFSKLDVLVNAAGVYHEGALEEVSESDYDQIMSTNVKGTIFMCQAALPFLKESRGNIINVSSDAGVHGNYFCSLYSASKGAVNLFTRSLALEAASFGVRVNAVCPGDILTPMTEFQLQAQGNREQALREMESVYPLQRIGRPEEVADVISFLASDKAAFITGACWTVDGGLTA, from the coding sequence TTGAAAAAGAGCATCAAAAACCGTGTTGTACTTATTACAGGTGGGACGTCGGGAATTGGTCTTGCTGCAGCCGATTGCTTTTTGAAGGAAGGAAATACGGTTATTCTTATCGGACGATCAAAAGATATGGGAAACAAGGCGACGCTTGCACTTAATATGGGCAGTCACTATATGCAGGCGGATGTACGCTCACGGAACTCCTGTATATCTATTATAAATAAAGTTATAGAGCGCTTTTCCAAACTGGATGTTCTTGTCAATGCTGCCGGTGTATATCATGAAGGGGCCTTAGAGGAGGTGAGTGAGTCGGACTACGATCAGATTATGTCTACTAACGTAAAAGGGACGATCTTTATGTGTCAGGCAGCGCTTCCCTTTTTAAAAGAATCACGAGGAAATATCATCAATGTCTCCTCGGATGCAGGAGTGCATGGGAATTATTTCTGTTCACTCTATTCCGCTTCGAAAGGCGCTGTCAATCTTTTTACTCGCTCGCTTGCGCTGGAGGCGGCCTCTTTTGGCGTTCGCGTCAATGCGGTGTGCCCGGGAGATATTCTTACACCTATGACAGAATTTCAGCTGCAGGCACAGGGCAATAGAGAGCAGGCACTTCGAGAGATGGAAAGCGTATATCCGTTGCAACGAATTGGGAGACCCGAAGAGGTGGCAGATGTGATTTCGTTCCTGGCATCCGACAAAGCTGCCTTTATAACCGGCGCATGCTGGACCGTGGATGGAGGGCTGACCGCTTAA
- the mfd gene encoding transcription-repair coupling factor — translation MKELFDVMRQDASVQNIYDIYRKKNRDSFIYGLSGSQKAAVFAGAFAEDHRPLIIVTHSRELLSNWKEDIHTLLPNIKVREYPELDMLSVKATAKSIERQAARMEVLAALAQQEHMVVLATPAAVMQHGLSKQAFERFSISVSIGENLGRNPFLKQLAGLGYEAAPEVEGRGQFAARGGIIDVFPIQEEQPIRIEFFDDEVDSIRRFDLETRRSLHAMERVMILPLAESGAAGMSDTLFSHMDKEGVVLFDEPMRIREQILTMRKENPDFKGRSFSWEELLSSAKGNTVLYAALMLQKIHEAEPKELVSVSVQAVAPYQKQLELLREDVARYLTENRIVLILLGDTEKVIRFRELLAKDRIASLVKEVDEPLSKRHINVRKGTLLNGFELPSANLVVITEKDIFGRQKKRTAVKAAKGDRIAHFREIREGDHVVHVNHGIGKYMGVETLDVGGIKRDYLHIKYGGDDKLFLPTDQVGFLQKYIGSEGVAPRLHKMGGAEWGKAKARAKASVEDIADELIDLYAKRREEKGFAFTEDSTWQREFEDAFPYQETSDQLTAIEEIKQDMERPRPMDRLLCGDVGFGKTEVAIRAAYKAVLDHKQVAVLVPTTVLAQQHFQTFSSRFQEFGVEVDVISRFRTAKEQRSTIIRTEAGKVDVLIGTHAILNQKRIQFKNLGLLIVDEEQRFGVKQKEKIKQFATGVDVLTLSATPIPRTLHMSLVGARDMSIIETPPAERFPVQTYVMENNDAQIASAIRREMRRGGQVYFIYNRVDTIDRMRVRLENLVPEASIQTAHGQMPEELLERVMMDFYEGQYDILLATSIIENGLDVSNANTIIVYNADYFGLSQLYQMRGRVGRSNHMAFAYFVYQKDKVLSETAEKRLQALKEFAELGAGFKIAMRDLEIRGAGNLLGAEQHGHVASVGFEMYTKLLDEAITERKTGEKKAPEPPEPVVDMNVEAYIDADYIDDAMHKIEVYQRIAAIREPNEVKELLDELLDRFGDPTPPVMRLLEIARIRAYARRLGIRAIVEKPQFVELSFIEPVQIKPENILKCMELFGRGAKMLPPPTSLLRIRLASQYKKNITNFVTRLLLLLSGNANAFAQKAG, via the coding sequence ATGAAAGAGCTGTTTGACGTAATGAGGCAGGATGCCTCTGTCCAAAATATTTACGATATATATCGGAAAAAAAATAGAGATAGTTTTATCTATGGCTTATCAGGATCACAAAAGGCCGCCGTTTTTGCAGGGGCCTTTGCGGAAGATCATCGACCGTTGATTATTGTGACACACAGTAGAGAGCTTCTTTCTAACTGGAAAGAAGATATCCATACGCTGCTCCCGAACATCAAGGTGCGAGAGTATCCTGAACTTGATATGCTCAGCGTTAAAGCAACGGCGAAAAGCATAGAAAGACAAGCCGCCCGAATGGAGGTGCTGGCTGCACTCGCGCAGCAGGAACATATGGTTGTACTTGCTACACCTGCTGCTGTCATGCAGCACGGATTATCAAAGCAGGCATTTGAACGGTTCAGCATTTCTGTTTCGATTGGTGAAAATCTTGGCCGCAATCCTTTTTTGAAGCAATTGGCCGGTCTGGGCTATGAGGCTGCGCCGGAAGTCGAAGGGCGTGGCCAATTTGCGGCGCGCGGCGGAATCATTGATGTTTTTCCAATTCAGGAGGAGCAACCGATTCGGATCGAGTTTTTTGATGATGAAGTGGACTCCATTCGGCGCTTTGATTTAGAAACACGGCGATCGCTGCACGCTATGGAACGGGTTATGATTCTCCCGTTGGCGGAATCCGGTGCGGCGGGCATGTCGGATACGCTCTTTTCCCATATGGACAAAGAGGGCGTTGTACTCTTTGATGAACCCATGCGTATTCGCGAACAAATTTTGACGATGCGGAAAGAAAATCCGGATTTTAAGGGAAGAAGCTTTTCTTGGGAAGAGCTGCTGTCATCTGCGAAGGGAAATACGGTTCTCTATGCTGCGTTGATGCTGCAAAAAATACATGAAGCAGAGCCTAAAGAATTGGTCAGTGTCTCTGTTCAAGCGGTAGCCCCTTATCAAAAACAGCTGGAACTCTTGCGTGAGGATGTCGCTCGTTACCTGACAGAAAATAGAATCGTGCTTATTCTTCTTGGTGATACGGAAAAGGTAATCCGCTTTCGTGAGCTTTTAGCAAAAGATCGCATTGCGTCTCTTGTTAAAGAGGTAGACGAACCTCTATCGAAACGACACATTAATGTCCGAAAAGGGACTTTGCTGAACGGATTTGAATTGCCTTCTGCAAATCTTGTCGTTATAACGGAAAAGGATATATTTGGCCGTCAGAAAAAGAGAACAGCGGTTAAAGCTGCCAAGGGAGACCGCATTGCTCATTTCAGAGAGATACGTGAAGGAGACCATGTCGTCCATGTCAACCATGGTATCGGTAAGTATATGGGCGTCGAAACACTTGATGTAGGCGGGATAAAAAGAGATTATCTGCATATCAAATACGGAGGCGATGATAAGCTTTTTCTTCCAACGGATCAAGTCGGATTTTTACAGAAGTACATCGGCTCTGAAGGCGTCGCGCCTCGGCTGCATAAGATGGGCGGTGCCGAGTGGGGCAAGGCGAAGGCTCGGGCAAAGGCGTCGGTGGAGGATATTGCAGATGAACTTATTGATCTCTACGCAAAAAGACGTGAAGAGAAAGGCTTTGCATTCACAGAGGATTCTACTTGGCAGAGGGAGTTTGAAGATGCCTTTCCATATCAGGAGACATCGGATCAGCTTACGGCGATTGAGGAAATCAAGCAGGATATGGAGCGTCCGCGACCTATGGACCGACTTCTCTGTGGAGATGTCGGCTTCGGAAAGACGGAAGTTGCCATTCGAGCTGCATACAAGGCGGTTTTGGACCATAAACAGGTGGCGGTACTCGTCCCCACAACCGTATTGGCGCAACAGCATTTTCAAACCTTCAGCAGTCGTTTTCAGGAATTCGGAGTGGAAGTCGATGTAATAAGCCGCTTTCGTACCGCCAAGGAGCAACGCTCGACTATCATTCGTACAGAAGCGGGTAAGGTGGACGTTCTCATTGGGACGCATGCCATTTTAAATCAGAAACGCATACAATTCAAAAACTTAGGCCTGCTGATCGTTGATGAGGAACAGCGCTTCGGTGTCAAACAGAAGGAAAAGATTAAGCAATTTGCAACAGGCGTAGATGTTCTAACACTCTCTGCAACGCCCATACCAAGAACTCTCCATATGTCGTTGGTAGGAGCTCGTGATATGAGTATCATTGAAACGCCGCCCGCAGAGAGATTTCCGGTGCAGACTTATGTTATGGAAAACAATGATGCACAGATTGCCTCTGCCATACGCAGAGAGATGAGACGCGGCGGACAGGTATACTTTATATACAATCGCGTTGATACAATTGATCGCATGCGTGTTCGTTTGGAGAATCTTGTCCCCGAAGCCTCTATACAGACGGCACACGGACAAATGCCGGAAGAGCTTCTCGAAAGAGTCATGATGGATTTTTATGAAGGTCAATATGATATCCTGCTCGCGACGAGCATCATTGAAAATGGGTTGGATGTTTCAAACGCGAATACGATTATTGTCTACAATGCCGATTACTTTGGGCTTTCACAACTCTACCAGATGCGCGGTCGAGTAGGACGATCCAATCATATGGCGTTTGCTTATTTTGTCTACCAAAAGGATAAGGTGCTTTCCGAGACGGCTGAAAAGCGATTACAGGCGTTGAAAGAATTTGCCGAACTGGGGGCCGGTTTTAAAATTGCCATGCGCGACTTGGAAATCCGAGGAGCAGGCAATCTGCTTGGTGCAGAGCAGCATGGACACGTTGCAAGTGTGGGCTTTGAGATGTATACAAAGCTTTTGGATGAAGCTATAACGGAGCGAAAGACGGGAGAAAAGAAAGCACCGGAGCCTCCGGAACCGGTTGTGGATATGAACGTTGAAGCCTATATTGATGCCGATTATATTGATGATGCCATGCATAAGATTGAGGTATATCAGCGCATAGCTGCCATTCGTGAGCCGAATGAAGTGAAGGAACTCTTAGATGAGCTCTTAGATCGATTTGGGGATCCTACACCACCTGTAATGCGCTTGCTGGAAATAGCCCGTATTCGAGCATATGCGCGTCGCTTAGGCATACGAGCGATTGTAGAGAAACCGCAATTTGTAGAACTGTCGTTCATTGAACCCGTGCAAATAAAGCCGGAGAACATATTGAAGTGCATGGAGCTCTTTGGACGAGGAGCTAAGATGCTGCCGCCGCCGACATCCTTGCTTCGTATACGATTGGCATCACAGTATAAGAAAAATATAACGAACTTTGTGACAAGGCTGCTGCTGCTGCTGTCCGGAAATGCGAACGCCTTTGCTCAAAAGGCGGGTTAA
- a CDS encoding HU family DNA-binding protein, protein MNKTELVAKVAEKAGLTKKDAEKALGAVIESIQQALVKKDKVQLIGFGTFEVKARAARTGRNPQTGKEIKIPASKNPVFKAGKALKDAVNKK, encoded by the coding sequence GTGAACAAAACGGAATTAGTGGCTAAAGTTGCCGAAAAGGCGGGGCTTACAAAGAAGGATGCAGAGAAGGCTTTAGGTGCAGTGATTGAAAGCATTCAGCAGGCTCTTGTTAAGAAGGACAAGGTTCAGCTCATCGGCTTTGGCACCTTTGAAGTCAAGGCTCGTGCTGCACGCACTGGCCGCAATCCGCAGACGGGTAAGGAAATCAAGATTCCTGCTTCCAAAAATCCTGTGTTCAAAGCCGGTAAGGCTCTGAAGGATGCTGTAAACAAGAAATAA
- a CDS encoding SAM-dependent methyltransferase has product MQGTLKIVGLGPGEAGYITRETWKVLKAAKSDSLFLRTEIHPTVESLNKEGIRYQSYDHLYEAAQDFETLYQRIVEDLIARVKDGADIVYAVPGSPVVAEKTVRLLRACGCRENLDIQVYAGLSFFELLCTTMQLDPVEGVAILDAVTLPEILPTLHLVITQVYDQQVASDLKLNLMEGLGDDTEIWYIHNLGLPDVSVRKIPLYELDRQSDIDHLTSIYIPKPVNK; this is encoded by the coding sequence ATGCAAGGGACTTTAAAAATCGTCGGGTTGGGACCGGGAGAGGCAGGCTACATTACGCGGGAGACGTGGAAAGTCTTAAAGGCGGCGAAGAGCGATTCTCTATTTTTGCGTACCGAGATACACCCTACCGTAGAATCGCTGAATAAAGAAGGTATTCGATATCAGAGCTATGACCATCTCTATGAAGCCGCCCAAGATTTTGAGACGTTGTATCAAAGGATTGTTGAAGACTTGATCGCTCGTGTAAAAGACGGGGCAGATATTGTTTACGCTGTACCGGGAAGCCCTGTTGTAGCCGAGAAAACCGTGCGCCTCCTTCGTGCGTGCGGGTGTCGGGAAAACTTAGACATACAGGTATATGCGGGATTGAGTTTTTTTGAACTCTTATGTACAACGATGCAATTGGATCCCGTGGAAGGCGTGGCTATACTGGATGCGGTTACTCTGCCTGAAATACTTCCGACTCTCCACCTTGTCATCACGCAGGTCTATGATCAGCAGGTGGCTTCGGATTTAAAGCTGAATTTAATGGAAGGGTTAGGGGATGATACGGAAATCTGGTATATACACAACCTTGGTTTGCCGGATGTGTCGGTACGGAAGATTCCGCTCTATGAATTGGACAGACAGTCGGATATCGACCATTTGACGAGTATTTATATCCCAAAACCTGTAAATAAGTAG